CCACAGAATTCAAAATCAAACTCTGAGAAGGAGCAGTGAGCGGTGGACTGGAAAACTCATTTAAGTTGGGGAGTGAGAAAACTGCAGGAGTGCACATTTTTGCATTTGCCTGCCTTGaagatctttttgttttctatgatTGCTACCTTACTGTACAGTAGTgtttccttttgtgtgtgtactttctgttttcatagttgGAGTTTTCTTCCacgatttttttttccccctccaagagAATAACCTCCCCCTTCTGCCAGTAATAATATTACTAAGCATATACCATGTAACTCCCTCCTTTACTCCAAAGCCCCTAGTGGCCATTAAAAGTGCACATAGACTTTGAAGGGTAGGTTGGCAATCTCTTCTCTTCTGACCAACCTTTAACTAAAAGATGCATTCTCTTGATTTTCATCATTCAAGAGCAGCGCACAGTTTCTGAACTTTCCACACTGGGTACCAGATCAGGTGTGGCTGCATATAGGAATTGTGCCATCATGCATCTTGGactttaatgcatttaattgCATACGGTTTGATTCTGactgctgaatatttttctgctcGGCAGCTGTGACGTTgagaaaatacatgcaaaacTGAGTTTCCTTCTGTGTATACTGGCCCGTGGAAGCTTTGGGCAGAATGGACATAAGCACAAGTGGGGCACCCATTTTGCACCTGTTGTGCTATGGGAGGGATCATTCAACTCTGGTAATACCAATggcagggggggaaaaaaggctctGGCATTTGTATAATGAATATATTAGCCCTTTAGGGTGAGTGGAGTTGCTCTCTCCTTTCTGGTCTGAAAAAGCACCAGGATTGTGTTTGGAGCTGGAGGACATCGTCCTGGTGTTTTGTTCCCAGTATGTTGTATTGCATCTTCCTGCTAATACAGGGAcgttttctttcttatcttctGACTCGACCAGTCTCCTTTTATGAAAAGGAAGGAGCTTGGGCCTTTTTCCAATACTAACATGTAAGCAGCCTTCGCTTGCCTAGGAGAAATCACTTTCTTGCGATGCATATATATTTGGGCAATGTTTGGCTGCTGTGCGGGCCTGCAGCTTACATAGATGGGTTTGGAGGatgactgcttttcttccttgctgcaaGGAGAGGTTTTAGAGGAGGGCGGGTAGTGCTCTGTAAAAGAAGGCACAAAGAGGAGTATTAAGCGTGTTTCATGCTGAGCTACAAGGACACAGCTTTGGCCCACGAGCATCCATGATGCACCACAGGCCACTAGGTGGCACTTCAGTACTTTGTCACTACAGCATTTTTGTTGCGGTTATTTGAAGTCCCAGTAGCTCCATTTGTTTGTGTTAGTTCAAATtataagagaggaaaagaaagagccaCTGCCACAGTCTGGCTGGGATTTGAATTTGAGCCTTCGAGCTAGATGACAGACCTAACCCATCCTGTTCAGCTCTGCTGAACTTTCTGTAATCATTGTAGGACCAGATCCCAATTCTTGGTCAgctcttgtgtttcttttgctttcttattctGTATTAACTCTTTGCTCTATCTAGCTGGTACAAACCATTCCTTATCTCACACTGTCCCTCTTAGCCATGGAAATAACTGGGGACTTGACAGGACTTGTTTTTTCAGATTATTCTCTTTGGTTTGGAAATCTAGTAAAACACTAGTATTGGTCGGGTGCTTCATGTGACCAGCAGATGTTGGTAAGGGGTCTTAAGACAGCTGTTGTTCCCCTTTCTTAGATCACCCACCAAACAATTGTGTTTTAATAAAcattggggggagggggagaaatgTTAGGGCTGGAGAAGATTATGTATTATCTGTTTCTGAATAAACATTTGTTATACAGAGATTGGATTGTAAGCCTTTTTAGATGATGCAAGGCAACTGAAAAATCAGTAGGTAAGAGTTCAGTATTGAATCTAGCATGCTTATAAAACTTTTGATCTGGATTAGCTTATTGTTGATAGGAATGATTTGCCTTCCCCACTCGGTTCTAATTTCTTGTCACATGAAAGAAAGGGCAATTTGTTAGTGACAGTCtagtgattttaaaaagtcatgtaaagaaaaaacatgtcTAAGCACATTGTCTAAGCACCTTCCTATGATGTATCCTACAGCAATGTCCTGGTGTGCATTGCTCTCCTGTTCCTACAGTCAGTTAGCTCTCTACAGTCACCCAAGCCTGACAGCTCTTCACAGAGTGGCTCGATTCAGACGGAACTGAAAGATTAACCTACAGTTATTTCTAGGCTTTTTCAAACCATTCACCTTGCAGCTGTTAAATTTGGTCTTGCTGCCCTGGAATTATCATGCTAATCTTGTTCACGTTCTGCTGAGCTCACCTACCACCTTCTGACCATTAACATCCTTGCACATGTGCCATGATGCAGCGTgatgtgtatatttatttatttattattatttctaagcTGTTAAGACATTATAAGCTTGTGTGTGAACTAGTGCTTGTATTAACACAATATGCTAACAGGACAGGTAGCTGGTAGGTAATTTGTAATAGTGTTTCCctgttttcccttgcttttcaAGTATGCTGCCTTCTAAGGTGACTTACCAGTGTGCCTGGTATAGCTCTTGCATGTAGTATTTCCTCTGATAACATTCATTAACTTGGATATCTGCTTAAGTCAGCTGTCCATATTATTTCTTACTTTCACTAACTTTCCACCTCATCCATATGTCTTGACTCAAGATCTTTTGGAGTGTGCTCTCTTCCATTCCATCATAAATATAGCTTCTTCTGTAAAggctggcttttatttttcctgattgACAAGATTCTTTATTCTGACTGTTCTCTTTTAGTGTTTTTACGcttctttttaacatttcttcttctatttgCCTTGCTAGCATTATGTAAATTTGCTGCTTTATGCTGCTTTTGAGGTCTTCATTTCAGAACTGCTGAAACTAAATGATTGTCCTGTCAGAGTGTATCATAATGCAGGGGCTCTAGGTGTTATCCTTATGTATAAAATAACATTATATTTCCATAGTCCTTCCCCAAGGATTTCTAGAGGAACTTAAGTATAGGATTACACCTCTATCACCAAACTGCTGGGCAATATAACCTCTCTAGACAGATACTTCTTTTGCCCAAGTTACTGCCCTGTTTTAATCCCTTGTGCGTGGTTCAGTTATTTCCCATATCTGCGCCCCATTACCCCgtggagaagggagaagaaaaagttgaaCTACAAACCATTTTCCATAATTGTAGACTGTGCTAAGGAGAACTTCTCATCTACTGGTGCACTGCTTCCTGTTATGTGTTGTTTGCTTAGCACGATATTCTTGCGTTCCTTCTGCAAGTCTTTTCATGCACTACTTTTTCATGCTATTTCCATTACCgtctttgtgctttctctcttctgtgaTGCTTGGCATGCACTTCTTCCAGCATGCATGCAGTATTCAAGGTTCCTGTAAATTGCCTGCCACCTTATGAAGCAAGTTGAAGTCAGTGCCTCCCAACCCAGGTGGCGGTCACAGCTTTCTTTTGGAGATTAGAATGGGTGTCTGACTTCTTAAAGGCTGCATAGTCTACAAGTACAAGGAGCCTCTTGTCTTAGTTGGGTTGTACACCTCCTTATCTTTGGATTGGGATAGAAGCTGCCTTCCTCCTACATTCCTATTTTCACCCAGTACACGCATCCCTCTGATCCCAGTGACATcagtcttatcatcagaaaactTGTGCTGGTGGGTTTGCTGTTGGTGCTCAGTCTCCCAAAACACATTGAAAAAGACAAGTGTTCAGAGAGGAGATGCTGATTTATTCCATGCAGGGTGGGAAATCTCTACAAAACAAGCTTACTCAACATCTACACTGGCTTGTATTTATAGTCCAAAAGGTTTTCACTACACTTCTACCTCGATCACACCTACCTATATATATTCACGGGATTATGTAAGTAGAAGGTTACTTAACATATTTGAATCTGCTGCACTTGGGGGGGTCTTCAGTGGTCTTAGCCATGTTTAGTCACAAGGGCACCTCATTCTTTCTAAGCAGTCACTGTTTTGGACGTGTGCCTCATCTCAAGGATCTTCAAGGTGTCCTTGTTTCTAATTTATGGCAATCTTGGATCTTCAAAGAGAGACACTCCATCACAGGAAGGCTGGTTTCCCTAGATAAGCAGGACTAATGGAACTTACAGTGGAGTTTCAATATCTATATTGAAGGTCTATAGCTGAGCCAGACAGAAATGTTGAACAATCAGCTTTGGAGGCATCAGCTTGGCTTTACCTTGATAGAGCCTTTGGAGCGCTCCTCCTGGGAGCAGTGCAGTGATGTGCACTGAGGGCTCCTGAGCTCCTCCATGGGCGCCACATGGAACCTCTCACACTCAACTGGTGCATTTTCTTCGCTGCTGCCGAGCCGCTTACAAAAAAGGGAATTCAGCCAACGCAGTGCATTCCACGATGCTTTCCGTCTGCACAGGCGGCGTTCGGTGACTAAACCGTGCCTCTGTGCGGAGCGGCTCCGCGCTGAGGCTCCATGATGCACCTGAAGAGAGCTGGGGGCGCTATAGCGAGCGGGAGAGGCTCGGCGCGCCCCGGCCGCCGCCATTACCGGCGCGGCAGACTACAGCTCCCGGCAGCCCCCGCGGCCTCCGCTTCGCACCGCGCTAAGATGGCGGCCGCCGAGCCGCGTGTGGCCGTGACGGCGCCGCCGGGATACACGGGTGAGGGGCGGCGTGAAGAGGGGATACGGGGCGCGGGGGCGGCGGTAGGGTGTTTAACCTGCTTGTCGCCCGCAGCTCTGGCGGTGAAGTTCGGGGCGCGGCAGCGCTCGCCTCACTACCTCTTGGTGAAGGAGCACCGGGTGCGGGAAGGGCCCGCAGACACCCACCCGCCGCAGCGCACCCTCTTCGTCCTCAACGTCCCGCCGTACTGCAGCCCGGTAAGCGGGGTGGGGGGGCTGCCAGGGGCTCCACTGGGGACCCTCGGCGCTGGGGTTGGTGCGCTGGGAAGGCCCGGAGGGGAATCACTCGTGTTCTCTGCCCTGCGTTGTGCCTCTGCGTGAAGGATGCGCTGTCCCGGCTCTTCGCCCGCTGTGGGGCCGTGCAGTCTGTGGACCTCCGTGACAAACCGGGACCgggagagaaggcagaaaaactCACGTCCAAGTTCTTCACCAAAAGAATGGCAACGGTAAAGcctgggggggaggggatggTGGTGCTTTGCTGATCAGAATGGGAAGGAATCCCAAGTACTGAGTGGTGGTGGTTGGAGCATGAGTTATGGGAAAACTGCatgggggggtgagggggatACAGAGTCCTAAGTTGGAAGAGATCCTTAaagccatccagtccaactcccctgcaatgaaacGGGGACACCTACAGGTAGATCAGGGTGCTCTGAGCCCCTCctgcctgactttgggatgaggaaccaccacctccctgggcaaactgtgccactgcctcaccaccctgacTGTAAAACACTTTCTTCTAGTgcccaatctaaatctctctttagtttgaaaccatttctccttatCCCAGCTAACCTTGAGACtggagtctgtccccttctttcttatgtccccctttagatactgaaaggctgctattgGGTCTCACCAATGTGGTAGTAGGATTTAAAtttgttaccttttttttttgtcatcctACTGGAGCTTGTGATTTGACCCCTGTATGTGCCTCCAAGTCCCACAGTATATCTGACCATCCTGGGGCTGTTGTCTTCCTTTAGGGATTTCGAGTTGCATACGTGGTGTTCAGGAAACCAGCTGCTGTCCAGGCAGCCAAGGCCCTATCACAGAAAGGTCCCTTGTTGATATCAACAGAGAGTCACCCTGTGAAAACTGGCATTAGCAGTAAGTAATCACTGGCTGCATTCCTGTTAACCAGAGCAGGGGAAACATTTCCTCACTAAATCCTTCCTTCCTGATGTGTTCCAGGTTGTTCACCGTTTTGTATTAAGCCTGGGCTGGGGAGATGTTCAGTATTTCATTGTcctgtttttcttattgtttcttagaatcatagaataattaaggttggaagagatggCTGAGATCATTGCATCCAACCATCTATCACCACTATACCTGCTAAATGCATCATCTTGCTGATAGCTTATTCTGTCAGATGCTGCAGGCCCTGGCTGAGTGACCCTGCAGGAGGACAAGGTCACTTGGTACAATGGAAGGGCAGTTTTTCCCCACATCTCTTCAATATCATGTAGATTCAGAGAGACTGGCCATGTTTTGCTGTGAAAGCTGAAGCCAGGCACCACATGGCTGTCAAGGTGTCAGCGCTCTGCATGTTTCCATTGGTTGGAACACAGCCTTGAATGTTGCATCCCTTGGGTTTCAGGATAGTCTGCTTCTCCTTTCACAGTTGCAAGCTCTTCCCATTACTTAATGCTTTTCTGCTGGAAGTCAGTTGTGCATAAGCCAAGGTAGTGGGGAGGCTGAATGGAAATGGGAACCAAGGGTGTTCTTTCCCacagctctggagctgctgaAAGACATTACACCAGAATTTGCTTCTAACAGAGGCTACAACTGACTTCTGCTCTCTCTGTCTCAGAGTGGATCGCCAGATACGCAGACTCCATAGTGGATAGAGAAGAACTGAAGGCTGAAGTGGATGCCTACATGGAAGACTATGACAAAATGGTAGCAGAGGTGAGGCCAGGCCTGGGAGGGAACCCAACTAAGCAGTTTGTTTGTGGAGAGGAAAGGCAGGAGAGAGGACCTCTCAGTGCCCAGGTCCTAATGGAAATTATAGAGGGGAAGCACTGGCTGACAGGGTTGCTGGTTTGGTTCATCACAGCTGGCCCTTCTATCCAGGACTCCCAGTAGGCATCCACAAATAAGACAGGTCCTGTCTGGCATGCAGTGTTGTGACTTGAGTGCCTGTTCTCATGCCTTCCTTCAGATCTTGTGCAGAACCAGGTGCTGTAACTTTGTGTCTGAGTGGGACCTTGGAGGAGCTCTGCATCAGACTGGCTAGTAGCTCAGCTGCACTAAGTTGCCTCACCTTCCTGTCTCTCTAGGAAGAAGCCAAAGCGGCCAAGGAGGAGGGTGTACCAGATGAGGAGGGCTGGGTGAAGGTAACACGGAAGGGCCGCAAGCCTGGCCTGCCCCGGACAGAGGCTGCCAACCTGCGGGTGCTGGAGAGGGAGAAGCGGAAAAAGGCCCGCAAAGAGCTGCTCAACTTCTATGCCTGGCAGCATCGCGAGACCAAGAGAGAGCGTGAGTGTCTGAATCGCCTTCCACCCTTCTCTGTCTCACACTGTAACCCAAAGAACATCTTCTTTCAGTGGAGCTACATCCAGCTGCAGGTGAACAGCTGGCTGGGAGGCTGGGCGAATGGTCTGGCCAGTTCCTGGGAGTCCCTTGCCACCACCTGGCCTAGAAAACACTGTTGGAATATTCTTTGGGAGAGTGGGCAAATGGTACCGTTCTAATGGCTTTTGTCAGTCTGCACAGAGGCAGCCTCTGAAAAGAACTAGCATGTTCCTTCCCCaagagggagctgcagcactgcaaaacaGCCAGAGCCTGAGCTCTGCGCTTAAAGGACCTGTtcagagcagtgtgtgcttgcagctgtCTGAACATCTTCCAGGGTGCAGAAATGAAGCTCCACAGGGAGAGGGGGGTCTGCTGCTCCCCTGTGAcctgttgtctttcttttttgtgtgtttcagaTATTGCCCAGTTGAGGAAGAAGTTTGAGGAGGACAAGCAGAGAATTGCACTGATGCGAGCCCAGCGCAAGTTTAGGCCAtactgagctgtgctgtttcttccagtgcctgtgctggagagggcagGAGAGACTCAAGTGCCATAGGGTTTCGAGGAACTGAGACAGTTTCATATCCCTGCCATTGGATCTCATGTGAGAGCGTTGGCTTCAGTTGCACTGCATCCTCCTGCTCTCCTGGCTGTGCTTGCTCTGACATCATCCAGTACCATTTCCCAAGGTGCATGGGCCAAGGGGGCTGAGGCATGTCTTCTGACAGCCTGTACCTCGGTGCCAGCTAAGGCCCTCCTGAAGTTTGGTAAGAGACAGTATTGGCCCAACAAAGCCTCTGCAGGGGCAGGGAATGGCTGAAGGACTGTAAATAAACTGGTGCTGTTCCTCAAAGGCAGGAATGCCCCTTTCTccattgctgtgctgtggggaacGGTGTCTTTTGTATTGGACTGGGTTGGTGATAAAAGCCATGGCTTATGTGCCAGTGGTCCTTCAGGTGTTTATCTGGGGGTGATGAAGAAGGGGTAAGAAAGCTTTGGATAGAAACAACTGGAAaattcccagccctgctgtcacaGGGAGAGATCAGTGGTTTGGTACAGAGCCCTATCTTTTCTCTTGGTGCCTCCCTGCCAGGCAGCTCCATCTCAGCCAGGTGCTGAGATGCCCCTCCAGCTACATTTGGATCTCTGCAGCTAGGCGTAGCTTGGGCTGTGGGAACTACTGCCATTCAGCACTGTCACTAGACAAGGTGAGAGGACAGCCTAGCTTTGGAGGGAGAAACCAGACTCTTCAAGGCGCTTCCACAAAACCTGCCACCAGCCCTCAGGAGGCAGGTAAGGATGGCAACATGGACATCCAGCTGTGGGGCAATGCCTTTGCTGCTGATCACATAACTTGCAGTTTGATGCTAGCAGCTTGTgacagctgctgtgatgtgaAAGGAGGCACGCCTAGaatgctgcatttattttactgcCTGCAGCCTTGGTAAGGGAGTGACCATGAGCATAACGAGGAAATACTGATGAATTCGACAAAGTTCAGCTGAAGTAGATTCACTGTCCTCTGGAAAATCTAAGTGCATCTTCCATTGCATGAGGAGTTTACCAGTCCTGCTTGCTTCTTATATCTTTGTGCACCTATTTAACTAGGATGCAGATGGATACTTAACATGAAATATGCAAAGAATGCATGCAAAAATCACTGCTTCGTAAGATTGGCACTTGAGCTGCTTGGGTGAGCATCCTGCAAGAAAGGTTCACTCTTCTGTGCAGTCAAAGACGACAGTCTTAACAGTGAAAGATCAATCTTTATTTAGAAGGacagcaatcacctctgccaacTTTTCCATTACTAATAGTTCTCCCAGCTGCTTCAGCTAGAGGATTAATGACTCACTTCCCAGCAGTTCATTGAAGTGGCCTTCTGTACCCAGGTGAGCTCTCATTTAAGCTGAttattaagaaaagcagcagccctCACAGTAGAACAGAGAGGTTGAGGCTCTCTGAGCGCAGGCACTCATGGAAataagcagagaagcagaactctttcctgttttttcaaCTGGTTTAGCCCTGGGAGGAGATTTATCACCTCATGctgagagaggaggaaagaatgAGCTACCTATCTCTTGCAGTGCTacagccagtgctgctgctgctgctccctgaggAGCCCCTGCCTGTGTTCCTGCTTCATTTCGGGATGCAGAAGttaggaagaagaggagagccactgtgtGTCTAACCTTGCAGATCTGCATTCACTCCTTCAGCAAGCTCAGCTTAGGAATAAGTATTGTGAAACTGACTTTAGATGTGAGGTAGGAATGCTGACAGTTCCTCCAGACATAGATTTTTAGCTACTTCTTTCCCTGAACTGCTGTTGCAGTGACTGCTTAGAGCCTGGCTCTGGTGTTCTGCACTGTCAGGAAGTTGCTGATGATCCCAGACACCACCTCAGGTTCGTTCAGGTGCACAAAATGACTCCCAGGCACCTCTACCAGCTGGATGTCCTAGagggagaaaacaagcagaaatagAGCTGGAAAGCGTTCCTCCAGGCAAGCTGTGCTCACTGTGTGGTACCCACTGGGATGGAAGCCAGAGGAAATGCAAAAATGGTGTCTCAAAGAAAGGTTGGATTTCACGTTGCCATAGTTAACCTCAGATAAACCAGCCACTGACAAACCCATCACATAAAGATGACAGTCCAACAGGGAGGCAAGACAGGGGTGGGAGGAACTGGGAAGAGCTATATCTGGAGGGCAGCACTGACTAGGACTTTGGCGGTAAGGGCAAAGCCAGCCTTCCACCCCCCCAAGTGAGGACTGGGCTGTTTAGGACTAATCCCCAGCTGTGGATGTCCTCTAAGGTAAGTTTTATTTCCTAGCTGCTTCCAGGTTGGTGCCCAGTGAAGTGGATGGAGATGCGAAGATGGAGATTGCTCTCACCTCTTTGAGGGTGTGCTCAAATGCCTCCCGTAAGGATTTCACAAACTGATTCCTGCTCTCTAGTTTGTGTGGAACCAGGAGTCCATCTTGTGCTCTGAAAAGTAAGAGCAAGACTCAGTAAAGCACATCGTGTGCCTCTGTGGCTGTCtcctgggcagcagcagtgtcCACGGGACAGACTGGGATGGCAGACCCTGCTGCTCCGCAGGCTGCCTGCAAGCAGCGCAGCTACAGGTTTGTGCTGCTACAGGTAGTCAGAGGAGCAAGGCACAGCTTGGCTAAGCAGCTATTATCTATCAAGCTATCTGTTTAATACTTGGAGTACTGCCAAGTAGTATCATAGGGAGATGGGTTAAATATTATCCCCCCAGGACTGGCTCTGTAACTCTTCTCGGTATAGAATTCCCTGCCCTCCACCCTATCTTCTGCTCTTGGCTTTATTCCCTCCAGCCAGCTTCTGCATCTAACCTCTGTCCCTTCCCTCTGTACTGCTGCTTGAACACTATCATCACAGTTTCTGCCCTACTTGGAACGGGAGGCACCAGGGCAGTTTCCCTGAAGAAGCCAGTGTCTGCCTGTAGAAGTAAGATTGTGCTACAGGTAACTAGATGAAAAGATGTCAGGCTCGAGGGGATGTGTTCTGTATGGCCTAGAGGACCTGTCCTCACCATGATGttgcatttttctgctctggacaaacaggaaaagacttaaagaaaaatgctcCCATGACTTGAACAGCCTAAagaagcccaaaactgaattTCCTTTCTCAGCTCCCAACACCTCCTTTCCCCTGGATAGTATGGGCCAACATCACCAGAACCTTGTACACCTCGCTCTATAAGGAGACAGCCAAAGATAGCAGGACAAACAGCACCCAGACCAGACAGATGGCTGATGGCTTGTGGGGCTCCAGGTAAGACACCAGATGCCTCCCCAGCATCTCCTCCCTGCTCTGGGACTGGGTCAGGCTCCAGAACCAGCCGGAACAGGTGAAGGCTGCAGTGGCTTTACTGTTTGTACGGCAACAGGAGAGGGCAGGTGGGTTGCTGCCACTGAAGGAAGAGAGTCAGGCCACAAGGGAAGTATGCAGGAATGATGATGGAAAGGCTCATGTGTCTGCCAGGATGTTCCCTTTGCTCAAAGGCAGGGGATGAACAGGTGGGGAGGAGCTTTTCTAGCCATCATCCCTTCACACAGAGTGGCAGTGAAGGCTGGTTTTGCTTGTGCCTCACTCACAAAATGATGAGAACGCGGTCCTTGATCTTCTGCAGGAGCTTCACACACTGTTCCACTGTGAGGTACTCTCGACTCTGCTGCAGGTGCAAAAACAGGGAGAGCAACAAAAGTCAGGGACAGTAGCTGAGGATAAAAGGTATCCCCAAGCTCCATGCAGGAGAGGCTGAGGCCCCACAGCCACTGTGCTGAGACAGGACAGGCTGCCAGGCTGCACATAAGAGCGCCTGGCTCTGCAACTGTTCCTTCTATCCAGATGTGTTGCAGGGCTGCCAactgcactgcctgctgggTTGCAGCACATATGGGAATGAtctcacagcagagaaaaagctttaaaaagtcCTTTTGCTAAAAAGGAGATAATACAGTACTCTGGTTTTCATAGCCTGGCAGTAGCACAGGTAGAGGAGGCCCTTCTTACACAATAGTGGCACGATGCTATCAACATATCAGATGTAAAGACTTTGTTCCActccctccccccttcctgTAAGGGTGACCTGACAAAGAAGCTGACCTAAAACATCCATCCATCTGCTGCCTTAAGAGTTacaacagcaggaaaatgtGGCCAGGAGGCCCTGGGGCTCAGGAACTGCTAAAAAATTCAGTAACATTTTCCAGTGACTCTAAGCTGAGTCAGTTAATGATCAAGTGCAGGctcttttaaaagcagcatttaaaagAGGTGTGGGACTTAGGGAAGCAGTAAGTAAACGGCTGGGTGGAGGCAGGGTCTGGGCTCAGTGAGTGGGCCTCCGCTACCTCTGTTTTCTGTAAGCTCAGGGCTCAGAAGCAGCAGGGGGCAAGTCAGAACAGCAATGCTCACCGTACGGACTCTCATGTCTCTGTTATACACCAGCCctgcaaggaaaacaagagaaggTTTTCACGTCTCATAGAAACAGGAGTTGCTCTGTCTCCTCTGCCCCTCACTCTGCGGTCTGCCCAAGACTTTTTGAGGTAAGAGGAGTAGGATTAACTcaaatgtcttctttttgttattatttttcttcctttgcccGTTCTAGGACTTGAGCTCCAATGTCAGTTGCTGGGAAATGAGAGCTTTGCCTCCAGACTTAATTGATCCCATTCAGGCTATGTAAACTCACAGCTAGGGCACTCTGGACCGTGGAAGACAATGGCTGTTGGCACTGCTCCCTTCCCACACCCGGTGCTGGGTCAGCCCTGAGATGAGCCCCGTCTCCAAGCAGCCCCTTACCAGTGGGTGTCTCAGTCGCTCCTCGCTGCAGCAGGATTGCCCCACCCTCTGCTGTCAGatgtctgtttgcttctaaaAGCCTGGAGGAGACATGGCAGAGACATtgtgctgctgaaaaaaaaggaggaagcgAAGCGAAAATGGCATGACAAGGTGACAGCAAGCTCTCAAGCTGTttcagagaagagcaggaagcTGACTGCAGAAGCAAAAAGTCTTGCAATGAGATACCAGAAGAGAGCTTGAATGGGCAGAACCGTGACCGTTTCCCGTTATGGCTGCATGAACCATAACTGCCCAAGGTGAGGACGGGCAGCAAATGAAGAGACAGGTGGGAACCCACCTCTGCAATGCTGCTTCGGGGCTGCGGGCTTTGGGAgcttgctgctttgcttctaGACTCAGTAATCTATCGATAGCCAGCCGCTTTGACTTCAGCCATGCCTCAGTGTCCTAAAACAAAGAGATGTACAGTGCACGAATAACCTCCCTTTCCTGAGTCACTTTATGCCTTATTAGAGGGTAGAAGAGGGTGTTTTACCCATCAGCATCTCTCAGAGCTTGTACCAGTTacagatatattaaaaatgccCACTTCTCGAGgaaagagaacagcaacacTTAAGAGGCAAGACAGGAGCAGGGAACTAAGCACTGTTGTACAGAAGTTATTAACTTTTCACCTTCGTAATCTCTTTTACCTTCTCCCTTTTAAAGTGAAGACAGCCCTCTAAAAGAACAAGGTAAATCTGGGATCTTTATTCTCTCTGACCCCAGGCTTCCATCCCATTTCTGTCTACCAAACCCCAGCACCTGGTAGCGATGATGGCAGTCTGGGAATGTAGCTTCATGTCCTGCCAGGAGCAGAAAAAATCTGCCAGCCTTGCA
The sequence above is a segment of the Excalfactoria chinensis isolate bCotChi1 chromosome 1, bCotChi1.hap2, whole genome shotgun sequence genome. Coding sequences within it:
- the RRP7A gene encoding ribosomal RNA-processing protein 7 homolog A, whose translation is MAAAEPRVAVTAPPGYTALAVKFGARQRSPHYLLVKEHRVREGPADTHPPQRTLFVLNVPPYCSPDALSRLFARCGAVQSVDLRDKPGPGEKAEKLTSKFFTKRMATGFRVAYVVFRKPAAVQAAKALSQKGPLLISTESHPVKTGISKWIARYADSIVDREELKAEVDAYMEDYDKMVAEEEAKAAKEEGVPDEEGWVKVTRKGRKPGLPRTEAANLRVLEREKRKKARKELLNFYAWQHRETKREHIAQLRKKFEEDKQRIALMRAQRKFRPY
- the SERHL2 gene encoding serine hydrolase-like protein 2; this encodes MFSEVKFPVPWGHVAAKAWGPPEGHPVLCLHGWLDNANTFDRLIPLLPRDCRYVAMDFSGHGLSSHRPAGSPYHFLDYVSDVRRVAAALRWRRFTLMGHSMGGSVAGMFAFIYPEMVDKLILLENLGFLLAPEDTEAWLKSKRLAIDRLLSLEAKQQAPKARSPEAALQRLLEANRHLTAEGGAILLQRGATETPTGLVYNRDMRVRTQSREYLTVEQCVKLLQKIKDRVLIILAQDGLLVPHKLESRNQFVKSLREAFEHTLKEDIQLVEVPGSHFVHLNEPEVVSGIISNFLTVQNTRARL